A part of Oscillospiraceae bacterium genomic DNA contains:
- a CDS encoding glucose-6-phosphate isomerase, producing the protein MSKLTVDFSKTKGFVDATEFDKISYQAKAAIDLLHAKTGPGNDFLGWLDLPATYDKEEFSRIKAAAKKIKEQSDALITIGIGGSYLGARAAIEFLNGPLYNVKTKEFPQIFFAGNTISSEYHSDLLQLMEEKDFSINVISKSGTTTEPALAFRLFKDLMEKKYGKEGAKERIYVTTDANKGTLLNLAREEGYETFVVPDVVGGRFSVLTAVGLLPIACAGADLDALMQGAYDAMNDYKCTNISENDCLKYAVTRNLLYRKGKNVETLVSYEPAMVMFSEWYKQLFGESEGKEQKGILPTSMNFSTDLHSLGQYVQEGLRNLFETIITVKNPTTDITISEDPDNVDGLNFLAGKTVDYVNKKAFLGTLMAHYDGGVPNIVISMEKKDEYNLGYLFYFFEKACAISGYMLGVNPFDQPGVEVYKKNMFALLGKDGYQDMKAELEARINSL; encoded by the coding sequence ATGAGCAAATTAACAGTTGATTTTTCCAAAACAAAAGGTTTTGTGGATGCCACCGAGTTTGATAAAATTTCTTATCAGGCGAAAGCAGCAATTGATTTATTGCATGCAAAAACCGGTCCTGGAAATGATTTTTTGGGATGGCTGGATTTACCCGCAACTTACGATAAAGAAGAATTTTCCCGCATTAAAGCAGCTGCAAAAAAAATCAAAGAACAGTCTGATGCGTTGATTACCATCGGCATCGGCGGGTCTTATCTTGGCGCAAGAGCAGCAATTGAGTTTTTAAACGGTCCTTTATATAATGTAAAAACCAAAGAGTTTCCGCAGATTTTCTTTGCAGGAAATACTATTAGTTCCGAGTATCACAGCGATTTGTTACAGTTGATGGAAGAAAAAGATTTCTCCATTAACGTCATTTCCAAATCCGGTACTACCACCGAACCTGCTTTGGCATTCCGTCTGTTTAAAGACCTGATGGAGAAAAAATATGGCAAAGAAGGAGCAAAAGAACGAATTTACGTTACTACTGACGCCAATAAGGGAACTCTTCTCAATTTAGCAAGAGAAGAAGGGTACGAAACTTTTGTTGTGCCTGACGTAGTAGGCGGAAGATTTTCTGTATTAACTGCTGTTGGTCTTCTTCCTATCGCTTGCGCAGGTGCTGACTTGGATGCTTTGATGCAAGGTGCTTATGATGCAATGAACGATTATAAGTGCACCAATATCAGCGAAAACGATTGTTTAAAATACGCAGTTACCCGTAATTTGTTATACCGCAAAGGAAAAAATGTGGAAACTTTAGTCTCATATGAACCTGCTATGGTGATGTTCTCCGAGTGGTACAAACAATTATTTGGGGAAAGCGAAGGAAAAGAACAGAAGGGCATTTTACCCACTTCTATGAATTTCTCTACCGACTTACATTCTTTAGGTCAGTATGTGCAGGAAGGCTTAAGAAATCTGTTTGAAACGATTATTACAGTAAAAAATCCCACCACTGACATTACGATTTCTGAAGACCCCGACAATGTGGACGGACTCAACTTCTTAGCAGGTAAAACTGTTGATTATGTCAATAAAAAAGCGTTCTTGGGAACCTTGATGGCACATTATGACGGCGGTGTTCCCAACATCGTAATTTCCATGGAGAAAAAAGACGAATACAACCTTGGTTATTTATTCTATTTCTTCGAAAAAGCCTGCGCAATTTCCGGTTATATGCTCGGTGTAAATCCGTTTGATCAGCCCGGTGTAGAAGTGTATAAGAAAAATATGTTTGCGCTTTTGGGCAAAGATGGTTATCAGGATATGAAAGCGGAACTGGAAGCCAGAATAAATTCTTTGTAA
- a CDS encoding aldo/keto reductase family oxidoreductase: MKNITIGNQINASAVSLGCMRMSDLDEKRVDAIMDTALEYGVNFFDHADIYGVGKSERFFGEYLKRNPGVREKIWIQSKCSIHDGQFDFSKEHILKSVDGILSRLGVDCLDVLLLHRPDTLMEPEEVAEAFNQLETSGKVKYFGVSNQNMMQMELLKTAVKQPLIINQLQFSVTEAGLVTSGMNVNMKNAESVMHDGSFLEYSRIKNITIQAWSPFQHGFFGGSYIDNEDFPELNKKLAEIAEEYGITKTGVAASWILRHPANMQLIAGTMNPSRLEEICKGADVVLSRDQWYQIYRAAGHTLP; encoded by the coding sequence ATGAAAAATATTACTATTGGAAATCAAATCAATGCATCGGCGGTATCGCTTGGGTGCATGAGAATGAGTGACTTAGATGAAAAGCGTGTGGATGCAATTATGGATACTGCATTAGAATATGGCGTTAATTTCTTTGACCATGCGGATATTTATGGTGTGGGGAAGTCGGAACGCTTTTTCGGAGAATATTTAAAAAGAAACCCCGGTGTTCGTGAAAAAATCTGGATTCAGAGCAAATGTTCCATTCACGACGGTCAGTTTGATTTTTCCAAAGAACATATCTTAAAGTCGGTAGATGGAATTCTTTCCCGTCTTGGTGTGGATTGCTTAGATGTATTACTGTTACACCGTCCCGATACCTTAATGGAGCCTGAAGAAGTGGCAGAGGCTTTCAATCAGCTGGAAACTTCCGGAAAGGTAAAATATTTTGGTGTTTCCAATCAAAATATGATGCAGATGGAACTGCTAAAAACTGCCGTCAAACAACCACTTATCATCAATCAGCTTCAGTTTTCGGTCACCGAAGCAGGTTTGGTAACTTCGGGCATGAATGTGAATATGAAAAACGCAGAATCCGTGATGCACGATGGTTCATTTTTAGAATATAGTCGCATCAAAAACATTACCATTCAGGCGTGGTCGCCCTTTCAGCACGGATTTTTCGGTGGAAGTTATATTGATAACGAAGATTTTCCTGAATTAAATAAAAAGTTAGCTGAAATCGCAGAAGAATACGGTATCACCAAAACCGGTGTTGCAGCTTCCTGGATTCTTCGTCATCCTGCTAATATGCAGTTAATTGCGGGTACTATGAATCCGTCTCGTTTGGAAGAAATCTGCAAAGGTGCGGATGTTGTATTATCCCGTGACCAATGGTATCAGATTTACCGTGCAGCAGGGCATACCCTTCCGTAA
- a CDS encoding choloylglycine hydrolase family protein, giving the protein MCTAVTYKTKDHYFGRNLDLEYSYQETVTVTPRNYAFHFRKMGKILSHYAIIGMAYVSKNYPLYYDAINEKGLCIAGLNFPENAGYKPYCDGKDNVTPFELIPWLLGQCATVVDAEKLIRTINLLDENFSDELPLSPLHWLISDKERSITLESVKSGIKIYENPVGILTNNPTFDYQLFNLNNYMQLTKGTPKNSFTNDENLELEKYSRGMGAIGLPGDASSMSRFVKASFVKLNSVSSDSEEESVSQFFHILKSVEMPRGCVELAKDVYEITHYSSCCNIDRGIYYYTTYDNAQICAVDMYKENLEGYELISYPLMKKQNIMYQN; this is encoded by the coding sequence ATGTGTACCGCTGTTACCTACAAAACAAAAGACCATTATTTTGGCAGGAATTTAGATTTGGAATATTCTTATCAGGAAACAGTTACCGTTACCCCTAGAAATTACGCGTTCCATTTTCGGAAAATGGGAAAAATACTAAGTCATTATGCTATTATCGGTATGGCGTATGTTTCCAAAAATTATCCGTTGTACTATGATGCCATCAATGAGAAAGGTCTCTGTATTGCAGGATTGAATTTTCCTGAAAATGCAGGTTATAAACCATATTGTGACGGTAAAGACAATGTGACTCCTTTCGAACTGATCCCCTGGTTGTTAGGACAATGTGCAACTGTGGTCGACGCTGAAAAGCTTATCCGAACAATCAATCTTCTCGATGAAAATTTTAGCGATGAACTTCCATTATCACCGCTTCATTGGTTAATTTCTGACAAAGAACGTTCCATCACTTTGGAATCCGTAAAATCAGGTATCAAAATTTATGAGAATCCCGTTGGAATACTCACCAATAATCCCACATTTGATTATCAGTTATTTAACTTAAATAATTATATGCAGCTTACCAAAGGAACACCAAAAAATTCCTTTACAAATGACGAAAACTTAGAACTGGAAAAATATTCCCGCGGAATGGGAGCGATAGGATTGCCGGGTGATGCATCTTCTATGTCCCGATTTGTGAAAGCTTCTTTTGTGAAATTAAATTCTGTATCAAGCGATTCCGAAGAAGAAAGTGTCAGTCAGTTTTTTCATATTTTAAAATCGGTGGAAATGCCACGTGGATGCGTGGAGCTGGCAAAAGATGTATATGAAATTACTCATTACAGTTCTTGTTGCAACATTGACCGCGGTATTTATTACTATACCACTTATGATAACGCTCAGATTTGTGCCGTAGATATGTATAAAGAGAATTTGGAGGGATACGAACTTATCAGCTATCCTTTAATGAAAAAACAAAATATTATGTATCAGAATTGA
- a CDS encoding ATP-dependent 6-phosphofructokinase, whose amino-acid sequence MKRIGILTGGGDCPGLNPVIRAVVKTAIEKYGMSVVGFKNGYKGLYENQTLELTLENTSGILHRGGTILFSSNKDNLFDYLVPDENGNMVKKDVSSVGVENIKKNNIDAMIIIGGDGTLTSGRDFARLGVPVIGVPKTIDNDLSSTDTTFGFDTAVGVATDAIDRIHTTAESHHRIITVEIMGRYAGFLGLSSGVAGGADVILIPEIPYDINKVAEHIKKRIAQGKEFSVVAVAEGAKSITGEVVIQKVIENSPDPVRLGGVAQKVAEDLEQMVGLEARATILGHIQRGGTPSSADRILSTRYGVAAVELAMAGKFGNMVCLKDNQMTYASLEDVIGANKAVDPNGELVQAAKAIGTCFGD is encoded by the coding sequence ATGAAACGTATTGGAATTTTAACGGGCGGCGGAGACTGTCCCGGCTTAAATCCGGTCATTCGCGCAGTAGTAAAGACAGCTATTGAGAAGTACGGTATGAGCGTTGTCGGCTTTAAGAACGGTTATAAAGGTTTGTATGAAAATCAGACTTTGGAACTGACATTGGAAAACACCTCGGGGATTTTGCACCGTGGAGGTACTATTTTATTCAGCTCCAATAAAGATAATTTATTTGATTACTTAGTACCCGATGAAAACGGAAACATGGTGAAAAAAGACGTTTCTTCTGTGGGTGTTGAAAATATCAAAAAGAATAACATTGATGCCATGATTATTATCGGTGGCGACGGCACACTAACCAGCGGACGTGATTTCGCAAGATTAGGCGTTCCTGTAATCGGTGTTCCAAAAACCATTGATAACGATTTATCTTCCACTGATACCACTTTTGGTTTTGATACCGCTGTGGGCGTTGCAACCGATGCGATTGACAGAATTCATACCACTGCAGAATCTCACCACAGAATTATCACTGTAGAAATTATGGGAAGATACGCAGGTTTCTTAGGATTATCCTCAGGGGTTGCAGGGGGTGCAGACGTTATCTTAATCCCCGAAATTCCCTACGATATCAATAAAGTGGCAGAACATATCAAAAAACGTATTGCCCAAGGAAAAGAATTTTCCGTTGTGGCAGTTGCAGAAGGAGCAAAATCCATTACCGGTGAAGTGGTGATTCAAAAAGTAATTGAAAACAGTCCTGACCCGGTTCGTCTGGGCGGTGTTGCACAAAAAGTTGCAGAAGACTTGGAACAGATGGTTGGTTTGGAAGCTCGTGCTACCATTTTGGGACATATTCAGAGAGGCGGAACACCATCCTCTGCAGATAGAATTCTGTCCACCCGTTACGGTGTGGCTGCCGTGGAACTTGCAATGGCAGGAAAATTCGGCAATATGGTTTGTTTAAAAGACAACCAGATGACTTACGCTTCCTTAGAAGATGTTATCGGTGCTAATAAAGCCGTAGACCCCAACGGGGAACTGGTACAAGCTGCGAAAGCTATCGGTACTTGTTTCGGTGACTAA
- a CDS encoding isocitrate/isopropylmalate dehydrogenase family protein, whose protein sequence is MDKIQIAKEKFEKILEKQLARVERINNAGDFKDFTKLDKIIIGVCGGDGIGPRITGEGHKILEFLLKDEVEKGKVQFKVIDGLTIERRAELNKAIPDDTLAELKSCDVILKGPTTTPRKGDPWPNVESANVAMRKELDLFANVRPVKVPEQGIDWTFFRENTEGSYAVGSDGIEIDEDLAIDFCVTTTEGTRRIAKAAFDYAKANGKTRVSIVTKANVIKTTDGKFLRICNEIAKDYPGIEVDDWYIDIMTAKLVDEKRRKDFQVMILPNLYGDIITDEAAEFQGGVGTAGSSNLGKQYAMFEAIHGSAPRMVKEGRDIYADPCSIFRACVMLLSHIGYTDAANKLEKALDICMYTEKKVVITGRSDGATSAEFSQYVMDTVAKM, encoded by the coding sequence ATGGATAAAATTCAGATTGCAAAAGAAAAATTCGAAAAGATTTTAGAAAAACAGTTAGCAAGAGTTGAAAGAATTAATAATGCAGGAGATTTTAAAGATTTTACCAAGCTTGATAAAATTATAATCGGTGTTTGTGGTGGTGACGGTATTGGCCCCAGAATTACCGGAGAAGGTCATAAAATCTTAGAATTTTTATTAAAAGATGAAGTTGAAAAAGGAAAGGTTCAATTTAAAGTAATTGACGGTTTAACAATTGAACGCCGTGCAGAATTAAATAAAGCAATTCCTGATGACACTTTAGCAGAATTAAAATCCTGTGATGTTATCTTAAAAGGACCTACCACCACTCCCAGAAAAGGTGATCCGTGGCCGAATGTAGAAAGTGCAAACGTTGCAATGAGAAAAGAACTGGATTTATTTGCTAACGTTCGTCCTGTAAAAGTTCCGGAACAGGGAATTGATTGGACTTTCTTCAGAGAAAACACAGAAGGTTCTTATGCAGTTGGATCTGACGGCATTGAGATTGATGAGGATTTGGCAATTGATTTTTGTGTGACAACAACAGAAGGAACAAGAAGAATTGCAAAAGCAGCTTTTGACTATGCAAAAGCTAATGGGAAAACTAGAGTTTCTATCGTTACAAAAGCAAATGTTATCAAAACAACCGACGGTAAATTCTTAAGAATCTGCAACGAGATTGCAAAAGATTATCCGGGAATTGAAGTGGATGACTGGTATATTGATATTATGACAGCAAAGCTTGTTGACGAAAAGAGAAGAAAAGACTTTCAGGTTATGATTCTTCCCAACTTATATGGTGATATTATCACAGATGAAGCTGCCGAATTCCAAGGCGGGGTTGGAACCGCTGGTTCTTCCAATTTAGGGAAACAGTATGCAATGTTTGAAGCTATCCATGGTTCTGCACCTCGTATGGTGAAAGAAGGCAGGGATATTTATGCAGATCCCTGTTCTATTTTCCGTGCTTGTGTAATGCTTTTGTCTCATATCGGCTACACCGATGCAGCAAACAAATTGGAAAAGGCATTAGATATCTGTATGTATACTGAAAAGAAAGTGGTAATCACCGGTCGTTCTGACGGTGCAACTAGCGCTGAATTCTCTCAGTATGTTATGGATACTGTGGCAAAAATGTGA
- a CDS encoding OFA family MFS transporter: MKKEQNLYLRWFYMIVGVVAMLFAGVLYAWSILKSPLSTEFGWGPSDLALCFTLAMTFFCVGGLLGARLSERAGHRVALITAGVLSAAGFFLTAALQNVSVVMLYLTYGVLAGLGIGIAYNVSIATVSVWFPDKKGLCSGCLMMGFGASALVLGNVADAMFKSTVGWRMTYVALGVSIFIILTLAGLLLKKPSADTILPTPKANKNTQAETFEKQEYTSLQMLKRPSFWMAFITISFLAAVGSSVISFAKDLALSVQAPESLAVSLVGVLSVCNGIGRILTGAIFDVIGRRKTMLCANILTIGAAAVTLFAVSSGNLWLCIIGLCLTGISYGACPTITAACTSSFYGMKHFPNNMAIMTFTVMVGSFIATASNTVLEASGAYIMPFIMLLALTFVALVLNLFIRKP, from the coding sequence ATGAAAAAAGAACAAAATCTCTACCTTCGCTGGTTTTATATGATTGTTGGTGTGGTTGCTATGCTGTTTGCAGGAGTGCTATACGCCTGGTCTATTTTAAAATCGCCCTTATCCACAGAATTCGGATGGGGTCCATCCGATCTTGCTCTTTGCTTTACTCTGGCAATGACCTTTTTCTGCGTTGGCGGTTTGCTTGGTGCACGACTTTCAGAACGGGCGGGACACAGAGTTGCCCTGATTACGGCAGGAGTTTTGTCTGCTGCAGGATTTTTCCTGACTGCTGCTTTGCAGAACGTGTCAGTTGTGATGTTATATCTTACCTATGGTGTGTTGGCAGGTCTTGGCATCGGAATTGCCTATAACGTTTCGATTGCCACAGTGAGCGTCTGGTTTCCTGACAAAAAGGGACTTTGCTCCGGTTGTCTGATGATGGGATTTGGAGCATCTGCATTGGTATTAGGGAATGTGGCAGATGCAATGTTTAAAAGTACCGTTGGTTGGCGTATGACTTATGTGGCATTAGGGGTTTCCATTTTTATTATTTTAACTTTGGCGGGACTGTTACTGAAAAAACCTTCTGCCGATACCATTTTACCCACACCAAAAGCTAATAAAAACACACAAGCCGAAACATTTGAAAAACAGGAATACACCTCTTTGCAGATGCTAAAAAGACCGTCTTTTTGGATGGCATTTATTACCATTTCTTTCTTGGCTGCAGTGGGTAGTTCTGTAATTAGTTTTGCAAAAGACTTAGCACTTTCCGTTCAAGCTCCTGAATCCTTAGCAGTTTCCTTGGTAGGAGTGTTGTCTGTATGCAACGGAATCGGACGAATCCTTACAGGTGCAATCTTTGATGTGATTGGTCGCAGAAAAACAATGCTTTGCGCAAATATTTTAACGATTGGCGCTGCCGCAGTTACTTTGTTTGCGGTGTCTTCCGGTAATCTGTGGCTTTGTATCATTGGTCTTTGTCTGACAGGGATTTCATACGGTGCCTGTCCCACCATTACTGCCGCGTGCACTTCTTCCTTTTATGGTATGAAGCATTTTCCAAACAATATGGCAATTATGACTTTTACCGTTATGGTTGGTTCTTTTATCGCCACGGCATCCAACACTGTTTTGGAAGCATCCGGTGCATACATTATGCCTTTTATTATGCTTCTTGCTCTGACATTTGTGGCACTTGTTTTAAACTTGTTTATCCGTAAACCGTGA
- a CDS encoding cytidine deaminase, producing the protein MERKDKQNYYLDIAEAVVTRGTCLRRNFGAIIVKNDEIISTGYTGAPRGRKNCADLGSCVRENLNVPRGERYELCRSVHAEANCIISAKRSDMIGATLYLVGKEMADGSYVKNANPCAMCKRLIINAGIEWVIVRNTKDEFTTVHVRDWIYNDDTLGCSSY; encoded by the coding sequence ATGGAGCGTAAAGACAAACAGAATTATTATCTTGATATTGCGGAAGCAGTTGTAACAAGAGGTACATGTTTAAGACGTAATTTTGGTGCCATTATTGTGAAGAATGACGAAATTATTTCCACAGGATATACCGGTGCTCCCAGAGGCAGAAAAAACTGTGCAGATTTAGGAAGCTGTGTCAGAGAAAACCTAAATGTTCCCAGAGGGGAACGGTATGAACTTTGCCGTTCTGTTCACGCTGAAGCTAACTGTATCATCAGTGCAAAACGTTCCGATATGATTGGTGCCACGCTTTATCTGGTAGGTAAAGAAATGGCTGACGGTAGTTATGTGAAAAACGCCAACCCCTGTGCGATGTGCAAGCGTCTTATTATCAATGCCGGGATTGAGTGGGTGATTGTCAGAAACACTAAAGATGAATTTACCACGGTTCACGTTCGTGACTGGATTTATAATGACGATACGTTAGGATGCAGTTCTTATTAA
- a CDS encoding HD domain-containing protein: MINIPTEVLSLLEQLKNAGHSAYVVGGCVRDCLLGLKPGDWDICTSALPEQMKECFSGYHIIETGLKHGTLTVRLNHQSYETTTFRTDGNYIDCRHPELVTFVSDIKEDLARRDFTVNAMAYHPKEGLVDLFGGQEDLQNKKLRCVGNSKIRFTEDALRIMRGLRFAATYGFSIAPETKKAMFQTKEFLLKIAPERIIVELKKLLLGEYAENILLDYRDIFGQIIPELSPMFDFHQKSPHHMYDVYTHTIKSVALSEKDILVRLAVLFHDIGKPKTFFQDENGAGHFYSHSSVGAEITCNILKQMRFDGNTVEVVTELVKYHDAQIEPTEKSVKRWLNKIGQEQFKRLLFVKEADAKSTIHSDEKLTKIQEIKMVFFKVLEADACFLLKDLAISGNDLIALGIPSGKQIGEILKKILDLVIDGEISNEKECLLFHAEKEYKKLK; encoded by the coding sequence ATGATAAATATTCCAACAGAGGTTTTATCTTTATTAGAACAATTAAAAAATGCCGGACATTCCGCCTACGTGGTAGGCGGTTGTGTTCGTGATTGCCTTTTAGGACTAAAACCCGGAGATTGGGATATTTGCACATCTGCTTTACCTGAACAGATGAAAGAATGCTTTTCGGGGTATCACATCATTGAAACCGGATTAAAACATGGAACTTTAACGGTTCGTCTCAATCATCAATCCTATGAAACTACCACATTCCGCACAGACGGAAACTACATAGATTGTCGTCATCCTGAACTAGTAACATTTGTATCAGATATCAAAGAGGACCTTGCCCGCCGCGATTTTACGGTCAATGCGATGGCATATCATCCGAAAGAAGGTCTTGTTGATTTATTCGGAGGACAGGAGGATTTACAAAACAAGAAACTGCGATGTGTAGGCAATAGCAAAATACGGTTTACAGAGGATGCTCTTCGGATTATGAGAGGACTTCGATTTGCTGCAACCTACGGCTTTTCAATTGCTCCCGAAACCAAAAAAGCAATGTTTCAAACGAAAGAATTCCTTTTAAAAATTGCACCCGAACGTATTATTGTGGAATTAAAAAAATTACTGTTGGGGGAATATGCAGAAAATATTCTTTTAGATTATCGTGATATTTTCGGGCAAATAATTCCCGAACTTTCACCGATGTTTGATTTTCATCAAAAAAGTCCTCATCATATGTATGATGTATATACGCACACGATAAAGAGTGTTGCTTTATCAGAAAAAGATATCTTGGTTCGTCTGGCAGTGTTGTTTCACGATATCGGAAAGCCAAAAACATTCTTTCAAGACGAAAATGGGGCAGGGCACTTTTATTCTCACTCCTCGGTGGGTGCAGAGATTACCTGCAACATCTTAAAACAAATGAGATTTGATGGGAACACCGTTGAGGTGGTAACAGAATTGGTAAAATATCATGATGCACAAATAGAACCTACAGAAAAATCAGTAAAACGGTGGCTCAATAAAATCGGACAGGAACAGTTTAAACGTTTGCTTTTTGTAAAAGAAGCAGATGCAAAATCTACCATTCATTCTGATGAAAAACTGACAAAAATTCAGGAAATTAAAATGGTGTTTTTCAAGGTTTTGGAAGCAGATGCTTGTTTTTTATTAAAAGATTTAGCCATATCGGGAAATGATTTGATTGCTCTGGGTATTCCCAGTGGAAAACAAATTGGAGAAATTTTAAAAAAGATCCTTGATTTGGTGATAGATGGTGAAATTTCTAACGAAAAAGAATGCTTGTTATTCCACGCCGAAAAAGAATACAAAAAATTGAAATAA
- a CDS encoding aconitate hydratase: MGYTLAEKILKEHLVEGELKRGSAIAIRIDQTLTQDATGTMAYLEFEAMGVKRVKTEKSVAYIDHNTLQSGFENADDHRFIGSICKKHGIYFSRPGNGICHQVHLERFGIPGKTLIGSDSHTPTGGGIGMIAIGAGGMDVAVAMGGGAYHIVCPEIVKVELTGKLSPWVSAKDVILEVLRILSVKGGVGKIIEYAGEGVKTLSVPERATITNMGAELGATTSIFPSDEITKAFLKAQKREEDYTPLAADEDAVYDKVITINLSELKPLAACPHSPDNIKSVEEIGNMKIDQVCIGSCTNSSLLDMMKVAHILKGKTVHPDVSLAIAPGSKQVLNMLAENGALSILIDAGARILESACGPCIGMGQSPNSKGISLRTFNRNFEGRSGTKDGQIYLVSPEMAAISAINGYLTDPREIGDMPDFKLPEVFTINDNMIVPPVAEADMDSVEVLRGPNIKPFPTSEPLEDSIIAGVSLKVGDNITTDHIMPAGAKILPLRSNIPAISKFCFAVCDEGFHDRALEMKKSIIIGGANYGQGSSREHAALAPLYLGVKAVITKSFARIHKANLINAGIVPLTFQNEADYDCIDLNDELELKDIKSAIANDTAIVLFNKTKNKEIPLIQEFSERDREMLIDGGLLNFTKNHA; the protein is encoded by the coding sequence ATGGGTTACACACTTGCAGAAAAAATATTAAAAGAGCATCTGGTTGAAGGTGAATTGAAACGAGGAAGCGCAATTGCCATTCGTATTGACCAGACCTTAACTCAGGATGCAACTGGTACTATGGCTTACTTAGAATTTGAAGCTATGGGCGTAAAACGTGTAAAGACTGAGAAATCAGTTGCATACATTGATCATAATACACTGCAATCAGGTTTTGAAAACGCCGACGACCACCGTTTCATCGGAAGTATCTGTAAAAAACACGGCATTTATTTCTCCCGTCCCGGTAACGGTATTTGTCATCAGGTTCATTTGGAACGCTTTGGCATTCCCGGTAAAACCTTAATTGGTTCCGACTCTCACACACCCACCGGTGGCGGTATCGGTATGATTGCAATTGGTGCAGGCGGTATGGACGTTGCTGTTGCCATGGGCGGTGGTGCATATCATATTGTTTGTCCTGAAATTGTGAAAGTGGAATTAACCGGAAAATTAAGCCCTTGGGTAAGTGCAAAAGACGTTATTTTAGAAGTATTAAGAATTCTTTCCGTAAAAGGCGGCGTCGGTAAAATTATTGAATATGCCGGAGAAGGTGTGAAAACACTTTCCGTTCCGGAACGTGCTACCATCACCAATATGGGAGCAGAACTAGGTGCAACCACTTCTATTTTTCCGTCTGATGAAATCACCAAGGCATTCTTGAAAGCTCAAAAAAGAGAAGAAGATTACACTCCGTTAGCAGCAGACGAAGATGCGGTTTACGATAAAGTGATCACTATCAATTTATCTGAATTAAAACCGCTGGCTGCTTGTCCGCATTCTCCTGATAATATTAAATCCGTGGAAGAAATCGGTAATATGAAAATTGACCAGGTTTGCATCGGCTCTTGCACGAATTCCTCCTTACTGGATATGATGAAAGTTGCTCATATCTTAAAAGGAAAAACCGTGCATCCTGATGTTTCCTTAGCAATTGCACCCGGTTCCAAACAGGTATTAAATATGCTGGCAGAAAATGGTGCGTTATCCATTTTAATTGATGCAGGTGCAAGAATTTTAGAAAGTGCTTGCGGTCCTTGTATTGGTATGGGACAGTCTCCCAACTCCAAAGGAATTTCTTTAAGAACCTTTAACCGTAACTTTGAAGGAAGATCCGGTACAAAAGACGGTCAGATTTATTTGGTTTCTCCCGAAATGGCTGCGATTTCTGCAATCAACGGTTACCTGACTGACCCCAGAGAAATCGGCGACATGCCTGATTTCAAATTGCCTGAAGTATTTACTATCAATGATAATATGATTGTTCCTCCTGTAGCAGAAGCAGACATGGATTCCGTGGAAGTATTAAGAGGGCCTAACATTAAACCCTTCCCCACATCTGAACCGTTGGAAGACAGTATTATTGCAGGAGTAAGTTTAAAAGTGGGAGACAATATCACCACTGACCATATTATGCCTGCAGGTGCAAAAATTTTGCCTTTACGTTCTAATATTCCTGCGATTTCCAAATTCTGTTTTGCAGTATGTGATGAAGGATTTCACGACAGAGCATTAGAAATGAAAAAATCCATCATTATCGGTGGTGCGAATTACGGTCAGGGTTCTTCCAGAGAACATGCTGCATTAGCACCGTTGTACTTAGGAGTAAAAGCGGTTATCACCAAATCCTTTGCAAGAATTCATAAAGCAAACTTAATCAATGCAGGGATTGTTCCGCTCACATTCCAAAATGAAGCTGATTACGATTGCATTGATTTAAATGATGAATTAGAATTAAAAGATATCAAATCTGCAATTGCAAACGATACTGCGATTGTATTATTTAACAAAACAAAAAACAAAGAAATTCCGTTGATTCAGGAATTTTCCGAAAGAGACCGCGAAATGTTGATTGACGGTGGATTGTTGAATTTCACCAAAAATCATGCATAA